Part of the Loxodonta africana isolate mLoxAfr1 chromosome 15, mLoxAfr1.hap2, whole genome shotgun sequence genome is shown below.
GGAATGAGGGAACAACAGAATTGCAAAAAAGAGTGAAAGCATAAGCAAAGACACAGTGGCAAGAGATACTGGGAATATTAGGGAAACAAAGGTTGTCGGGGACTAGAAATAAATACCAGGATAAAATGCTATAGAATTTGATAGAGGCCAAAAAATCAAAGGTAGTTCTCATGATAACTTTATTtcaatacatatatgtattaactgccattttaatttttctccataTTATCTGACTGTCAACTTAATGGAACTGCATGTCACTACATGGTACATTAATTGATCTGCCTTTGAACAAGTATGAGACTTAGATTTAGTAAAATCAATACAAATGTCAGTATCTTGGATGATGAATTTAGAAGTATTGGGACTTCTTGAGCaggttttcaaaataattttcttctACTTAATGGAATAGAGCATATATTTGGAACAAGCAGATTAACTTTACCCAAAAGTGATATCTCCTAGAAATTGCTACTGCTATTTCaatttctttctgcttttttattttttcttgataaAGTTCCCAAGACAAATGCCGCTCATATAATACATTGCCAaattagtcaatttttttttgttttcagaaacTTACCAACTCTTTCATATATTCTATTTCTGCCTTAAAATGTGGAACTACAGCAACTTAAGAATGGTGTCTAATGAGATCAAGCTCtcaaatcacaaaaaaagaaaatatatacatgATTTATGTTAACttcctgaaaattaaaaataaaataaaaactttctgagaattaaaaaaatgcagaaatagGCATTGCAGGAATTTTATGAGcactttaattattttttaaattttatattaaatgatTTGGGCACTTTCTTGGTCATCTACAGCTGctacaatagaaataccacaagtagatggctttaacaaagagaagtttgttctctcacagtccagtaggctagaagtccaaattcagggtgctggctccaagggaaggctttttctctctgttggctctggagaaaggtccttatcatcagtcttcccttggcctgggagcatgtcagcacaggaacctcaggtccaaaggacacactctgctcccagcactgctttcttggtgttatgaagttcccatgtctctctgctagcttctctcttttgtatctcaaaacagattggcttaagacactacctaatcttgtagacctcatcaatataactgccactaatccaccttATTACCTCACAGTGGTAGGGTTTATAATACAtacggaaatcacatcagaagataaaatggtagacaatcatacaagggaatcatgacctagccaagttgacagatattttggggggacacaattcaatccatgacaggcacttCCACCATACCATATTtcacaaagagaaaacaaatagaatTCATGCTCTGGAAAATGGAAAGTACATAGGACAACTTATTTTGTACTACAATATCAAGTGCATCCAATATTGAAttaatgcaaaacaaaaccctgttAAATGCTAGGAATACAAAGGTACAAAGATAGACACAATAGCCTCCAAGAGTTTCTGATCTATTAGGGATAGCAGAAAATTAATCCTTGTTTAAGATGGACTGTTTCAAGTGGAATAGAGATAAAGCAAAACATTATTAGAAATATAAGAGTAGATTGATGCTAAAGAAGTTAATAGAGGCCAAATTATAAAAGGCAGTATTCACTATATACTTACTTTCAATACACATACATATTGctgctattttatatttttccccattcacagtttctaaaaaaaaaaaataagtttctaaAGTCTTGTAGAAATTGGTACAGATTTTGCGACTgctgagaaacaaaagaaaaagaatgaaataggcaaatcacacacacacatatttaaaaaaagccTGTTCACTGTTTATTGTTATTGAACAAATTTGGAAATATTCTGTTACTGATACCAAAGACACAGCTACAAATGCAGGGTCCTCAGGCTTTCACAGACATACCACTTTGATGTGTAAATAGGTATGTTGTGATGTTATTCAATTAATCAATCATAGAATTTACACAATTTTCACAAGAGACAGAAGTCATTCCACAAAACAAAGGACAAAGTAataataatttctttttcatcaATGTCACAATTACATACCTacgcttataaaaaaaaaaaaaagagagagaagaaaggagaagaaTTGACAAGCCTACTAAAGAACAAAAGTCTCTGAATCAAGGGGGAAAATGTGTCCCATTTGATTACAGTGAGGATACAGTCATGAGGCAATCCCAACACAATCAGCAGGATGATCTTGTCCTAAAAGTTCCTCTGCTGAAGCTTAAGAAAAcactttccttttcagagttttcTTTAGAGCAAGTTTGACATCTTTATTCCTCAAACCATAGATCAAAGGGTTCAGCATGGGCCCTACATTTGTATAAAAAACTGAGGTCACTTTTCCTCGGTCCATAGACTCTGTGTCAGAAGGTTGGAGGTACATGAATGCAGCCGCCCCGAAGAAGAGAGAAACAGTAATTATGTGGGAACTGCAGGTGCTGAAGGCTTTAGACCTGCCTAGAGTGGAGCTGATGTGGAGGATGCTGGAGATTATGAAAGCGTAAGAAATGAAAGTGGTGCTAGTGGACACCAAAATGTTCATGCCaacaagaacaaagaccacaACTTCGTTGGTGTAAGTGCTGGTGCAGGAGAGTTGGAGCACAGGGAGGATGTCACACAGGTAATGGTTGATTGTGTTGGCATCACAGAAAGCCAGTCTTGCCATACACAGAGTGTGGGCTAGAGAACCCCAACATCCCATCGCATATGCCCCAAACACAAACAGAGAAGAGATCCGAGGAGACAATATAACATTATATAGCAATGGCTTGCAAATGGCAACATAGCGATCATATGCCATTGCTGTCAAAATATAACATTCAGCAatgacaaagaaacagaaaaaatagagCTGAGTCAGGCACCCTGTATAGGAGATGGTGTTTTTCTCCAATACAAAGTTCATTAACATTTTGGGTGTGAAGACAGAAGAGTAACAGATATCTATGAAAGATAGATTAAAGAGGAAATAATACATAGGTGTGTGAAGGTGTGAATTTAGTGAAATTAATGTGATCAAGCCCAGATTGGCCACCAGGGTAACTAGATAGATCCCTAGGAATAGGAAGAAGAGAGGTAACTGGAGTTCTGGCCTGTCGGTTAAACCCGCGAGGGTAAACTCCATCACCAATGATTGATTTTCATCAGCCATTCTTCTCTAGGAGTAGATCTATGGAGATGAAGGGGAAAGCCAAATTAGAGAGAAACTGAGCTTTTCTGAGCTGTTTCACTCAAGAAATTGTACACACACACTGGCACGCTATAGCCCCTTCTTTCAGACCCCAGGGCGTCCAGCAACATATCCTGACTAATAGGAACTCTACAGAGTCAAAGGGTTGCTCCAGGTCCCTTGGGAGAGATGGCTGGCATAGCTGGAACCTACATAGGGCCGCTTGCAGTTTTGATATACAATGGTGAGGAAGACTTGAAATATATgataattgaaaaacaaacaaacccagtgccattgagtccgactcatagcgaccctataggacagagtagagctgccccatagagtttccaaggagcacctggcggatttgaactgccgacacttgggttagcagccatagcacttaatcactatgccaccagggtttccatgataatTTAGCAGAACATTTTTAATAGAGCAGATATTTCAGTTTAGATATCTACTTCATGATTCTAAAATATTAAACTTTcagctttattttttaaacatgtcTTGTGTCATGTTACTGAACCTCATCTGATCCTTGGGCTTCACACAGAGATGGAAAGGTGGAGATGAGAGATGAAGTTATTCTCAGAAAGAGTATGGATCAGCATTGTATGAGGTACATGGGTGAAATGGGGAAAGAAGGGAAGGGTAGGGTAAGGCTAATGGATGTGGTAACTGATGGAACGAGGCCCAATGATGAAGAGAATTTTAGCAATGCTGTAAGGCTATTATGTATtatatagaataatataatatatattatatagaatGAGAGAACGAGTAAGGCTTGAATATTACCTAAGGTTCAGTGGATAGGATAAGGTTCGGGGATAGAGTGAAGAATGGATAAGGGTGTAATAAGAATCAGGAAAggtctgaggctcagagatgtagAGGGGGTGAAGAAGGGTTAAAATCTGAAATGTGGGAAGAGTCAGAGGTGGGATAAGTGGTGAGATAGGAGCAAACTAAGAAATGAAGTGAAGTATGGGGGCTAAGTCAGGGTTAGAAACTTCATAGAAGGGTAGTCAAATGCGGAGTAGAGTTTAAGGATGGATAAATGTTCAGGGATAAGAGAGACTCAGGAATAAAATGAGAGAATGAGACTCATTGATGAAGGAAGGATCAGGAATGAGATGGCATTTATGTAATTAGTTGTTTAATGCCTTCTCTCCTGCTACACTGTAATTTTATTCATGAAGACCAGAATcttgtctgccttattcattggtATTCATCCTACATAAAACACTCCTGGTatgtagtaggcactcaatacatGCTTCATGTTAGTTGTGGAATAAAAGCCCATTCAAAACAGGCCTTCTTTGGATAATGTCCACACTCGACACCTATTTTTGCCCTTTCTGTCTTCATCTGTGCTCTACCCTAGCCAGTCTAGACTCTGCAAAGGCGACTGTGGTTTTTATTTCAGAGATGGCCAGTTAGTATTTTAGCAGAGGAACTGAAGTTTGTCCAAACATCAAATTGCTAGAAGACCGTGGAGTTTACATCACCTCACTGAATAATGCCCCAAGAGACCAAGGGTCTGTCTCCACAGTGATCCTTGTCTCCTTTTCACATTGCCTATGTCCCTTCCTTCCAGACTCTGAAGTCAGAAAGCCTTCAAATTCAGGGCTGTCTCTAATTAAAAGGCAGAAGTTAACTGAAGAGTCCTTGGCTCCCTCGTTTATGAGTTTAGAAGGTGAAGGATTCTTCCAGGAGGTGTTAGATTAGGGTACTCAGATATTCCCTCTTGTGAACCCAAAGAtggttttattttatcttttacatCAGGACTTTGAGCCAAATTGGCTCCAATAATATGCATGGGAAGAGTCCCAGCACAGACTCTTCAGCTGCCCAATGAGTTGAGGGCATCGGTTCACTGACTTCAACCTCTGAATGACCCTGGAACTCCTCCAAATTTAATGATCAAGAATCCATTTTACTTACCTTCTGCCAAGGAGTCCACTCCAGTTGCAGCAGAGGCAATATCCTCTCTAGTATCAGATAAACAAGATCTTAGGGAAATGATTAGTTCTGGAGATAGAGCCTCTCCCAGGAAACTGTGACATCTCTATGTACATCAGAGCTGTGATGCTCACAATGTCTCCTGAGGGACTTCATCTTCAACTCAAATTTTATCTCCACCTTAGAGATTTCATACTCCCAAGCTTAATGAAGGGAGTAACGTTCTCTATCCTGATTCCCTGGGTTCTCCTAGCCCTAGACCTGAAGGCTAAATAATATCCCTTTGAACCAAAGCTAATAACTTACCTAGTGATCATCTCTACTCTTTTATCTCTTTAGGTGAAAAAGTGTGAGGCCAGTAGTATAGGAGCTATCATTCCCTAAATATGGTGCATAAAGATCATGCCCCGGCAGGTCAGGGGATGTTCTCTCATAGCAACATCCCATAGGTAGGACCCCTGTTGATTTCATTGGG
Proteins encoded:
- the LOC100669219 gene encoding olfactory receptor 8B3-like: MADENQSLVMEFTLAGLTDRPELQLPLFFLFLGIYLVTLVANLGLITLISLNSHLHTPMYYFLFNLSFIDICYSSVFTPKMLMNFVLEKNTISYTGCLTQLYFFCFFVIAECYILTAMAYDRYVAICKPLLYNVILSPRISSLFVFGAYAMGCWGSLAHTLCMARLAFCDANTINHYLCDILPVLQLSCTSTYTNEVVVFVLVGMNILVSTSTTFISYAFIISSILHISSTLGRSKAFSTCSSHIITVSLFFGAAAFMYLQPSDTESMDRGKVTSVFYTNVGPMLNPLIYGLRNKDVKLALKKTLKRKVFS